cccacaatgttgcgcagaaagatagtggagcaatatcagaaagatgttacccagcgaaaaattgcaaagactttgcatctatcatcatcaactgtgcataacatcatccgaagattcagagaatctggaacaatctctgtgcgtaagggtcaaggccgtaaaaccatactggatgcccgtgatcttcgggcccttaaacgacactgcaccacaaacaggaatgctactgtaaaggaaatcacagaatgggctcaggaatacttccagaaaccattgtcagtgaacacaatccaccgtgccatccgccgttgccagctgaaactctacagtgcaaagaagaagccatttctaagcaagatccacaagctcaggcgttttcactgggccagggatcatttaaaatggagtgtggcaaaatggaagactgttctgtggtcggacgagtcacgattcaaagttctttttggaaatctgggacgccatgtcatccggaccaaagaggacaaggacaacccaagttgttatcaacgctcagttcagaagcctgcatctctgatggtatggggttgcatgagtgcgtgtggcatgggcagcttgcatgtctggaccatcaatgcagaaaaatatattcaggttctagaacaacatatgctcccatccagacgtcatctctttcagggaagaccctgcatttttcaacaagtaatgccagaccacattctgcatcaatcacaacatcatggctgcgtaggagaaggatccgggtactgaaatggccagtctgcagtccagatctttcacctatagagaacatttggcgcatcataaagaggaaggtgcaacaaagaaggcccaagacgattgaacagttagaggcctgtattagacaagaatgggagagcattcctatttctaaacttgagaaactggtctcctcggtccacagacatctgttgagtgttgtaagaagaaggggagatgccacacagtggtgaaaatggccttgtcccaacttttttgggatttgttgacaccatgaaattctgatacaacatatttttcccttaaaatggtacattttctcagtttaaacttttgttccgtgatttatgttctattctgaataaaatattagaagttggcacctccacatcattgcattcagtttttattcacgatttatatagtgtcccaacttttttggaatccggtttgtataagtgAAACAAAATGTCTATGGAGTGATGCCAGAGCCTACAGAAAATGGTTTCCTCAAGTTACCATTGCTTAAGGTGATTGTATGTAAAGTATAGGGTGTGCTTATTTTTTCCGACCTGTTGATTTACCACAAATCAAATGTTTTTGAGCACTTTTTAAAATATCACCAGAGGTTATTCGATTGCTTATGGTAAAATCAGGTTAGGACAACCTCTATCTAGTTTCACCCTTTGCCCACCAAATGGTAACCTCTAAAAGCTTTCAATGTAACGCAATCTTGGATAAAACCTGCAGTATAGAATGTATGTTATTTCAGATTACGGCACAGAATTTTGGTAAGTAAAAATGTGTTCATCACGTGTTCAGCTTATCTTTGTATTTTTTAACCATCTTTAAAAGGCCACCCCATGTAAAATCACTTGTTACATTTGTCTTTTCGTTAAAAGAATCTGCATACAAAAATATACAAGGTCTATGGTTTCAAAAATATATAGAACAATTATTTTACACTGAAATGGGAGATTCCTACAAAGGTTATGAGTCAAATGGGGCAAGCCTTTTAGAAGTTAAAATCCAAGGTAGGAAAAGACTCCTGCCCGGTTGCATCCACGTTCTCGGGAGTCTTTAGTGATACCGGACAGTTTTGTGGTGTGGAGACTGGAAATCAGAATGACTGGACACTTGGCAGAAACTAGTCACATACTGAAAATAGAACAGAGGAATATTGGTTGCCATCAGTGTGGATATGGTTGCAGAAGCTGTTGATTTCAGTCAACCTCAGGCCAAGCTTGGTCATAACAGGTGGGAGATCCATCCTGGCAGTGGGAGGACTTCATGCAGTATGTCTTCATTCAGCTGTTCTTAATACTTTTTTGCTCTTTGTCTTTGGTTTTCACCTTTGTAGGACCTCAGTAGGAGTATATCCAGGCAGCTATATGTATGGGTCAACTACAAAGGACTGGCCGTGTACTGGAACTTGGTGGAACAAGCTATATCGCAGTGATAATCTGCAATGTAATCTAAGAATATAAGAGTCTGTTGACCTTACAGTGTTGTTTGGTcgatgacattttttttaaagcaggcTCAGACTGATCTCTCACTGCTCCCATTCCTGATACTTTCCAGTCCTCTGACGTTCTCTTCTCCCTACTGGTTCCCCTCAAGATCACAGTGGCTAAGGTGGGTCACTGCGAAGTAGAGGTTGGCAGGGAACAAGGAAATGGGAGTGCCAGGGGACCGGTGACTTATTATTTTACACACGATTTGAGCctgttttaaaaatgtttttttttatatcacctgGACAAACTCTTTAATATAGTTTCAACCACAAGTATAACATGAGATGGGTTGAAGTACACGTGTTTTAGCTGTAAACTTTGGCCTGTAAAGAGCGCAACCAACTGGTTGTTAGAAGGTCCTATAAAAGTACATCAAGTATAGAATTCCTACGAGGCCAAGCATCCACTGAAGAGCACTGTCACAGGCTCTCCTCGATCTTCTCTACAACGCCTCCCAAGTTCATCTCTCTTAATACTTTGAACAGTGAGTCCCTTGCAGCTGCAGATGTACCCTCATTTTCAACCCAAAATGAGAGCATTGCATACTGAGCATCTTTGAAATGTCTGTTGTCCTGCTCAGAAGTTTCAATGACATGGTTACTGACTCCCAGACGGCGGATAAACTCCCTCCATCTGCCAACAGGAACACATTCAATGATTTTGTAGAGAACTTGCGTGGCTAAAAAACATAAGatggacaaaaaaaattaaaggagTCTTCAAAATGACCTAAGTACTGTTCAACTGTATAATTTATCTACGTAATAGTGTAGAAAATTCAAGGAGTGGTGGGTATACAGCACCATAACAAGAGTTATACTACAGGACTTCATTCAGTGCATGACCCCAGAGCCACAAGATAGTCAAGATAAACACTATAGTACAGTCCCAAAGGCTTGGCCAAATCCTAAACATAGCATTGTTTCTGTAACCTATTTAGACTTTGCCTGATACCCTTTTTCAAGTCTGTTTTATTCCACAGGTCCAATAGTCTTTCCTATCTACCTTCTTTCTGAAGTTCCTCTATATAACAGTTCAGGTCTAGTTCtctttctggtccaccttctaccTAAAAGCCTTCCAGATTCGTAGACCCAGTCCATTACCTGGATTATTTTTGCTTGACCTTTTCTGACAGTCTACATCTCTCCTCAGTCTAGTTTCTGATTATGTATGGTCCTGATATTTCCTAATATGTAGACACATATCTTTACTCACTGTTTAAGCTTGGTGTCTGGGTCTGTAATGTGATGTCTGGTAATGGAAGGCCAGAATTTTGAGCATTATTTTGTTGTTGAAGTCCAGATTCTTCTACAAAATAACCAGCGTGTCCTGGGAGAGAATCTAATTTACCCGTTGAAGAGGAGCTCTTCATCTACAAAAGAAGAAAGGAAATAATATTTTTAGGTATTTTTCATTTCTAAATTTTAAACCCTACCCACATAAGCCACTGGTTGTTACATGTTATGAAGCGCTGAGATTAGTAATGGGGAATGTGGACTATATGACCAGAAGTGTATAGACCCCTGAGCATCCAATTCCAGAAGCATAGGCATTAACATGGGTTTGGCCCATCACATGGTGCTATGTACACTATCCATTGCCCTAGGGGTGGGCTTTCTACTACATTTTGGACTTGGATCCACAAGAGCATAAGCATAACTGGGCAGTGAGAACCTAGCTCCACCATGACTTCCAGTATCTATCCCACAGGGGTTCGATAAGGTTGAGGTTGGGAAAACTTCTGTTGAGATTTGTCAAACCAATTTTTTGCCCACCTTCGAGGTGGTAAGTTGTGAGTTATCATCCCGCATTCCGCTTGGTGTTTGTCCTCAAGCTGCCGCATCTCAACAAACCCTTAGAGACATATTACTATTAGCCGCAGTGCTGACAGCCGAAACCATCAATAATCTGATATTGTTACTGGGGGAAGCTGTAGAAAACACATTCCTGCTGTGGCGACCACTAAATGGGAAATTAGGTATTACATGGTGGCAATGTATATGAACAGGTTACCATGTAATACATGTATGAGTTTCATATGTTCTAATCAGACTATCCCTTTAGTGTCCATTGTTTGTTGTTGATATGTCTGATGAGCATATTAAAGGGACAAACCACATTTTATACATACCAGAGGAGTGCTCAATTGTCcacttcctaaaaaaaaaaaaaaaaaacaagttctaTTAATGTATGCCATGCCTGGTACTAATAGAGTTCAATGGTATCGGGCAGTGTCTACAGCTGGGGAGCCACATGCATGCAGCAGGAGATCCGGAGACATTGGAGTGGTCTCATGAAGACAACCTCTTTATAAAAAAGGTCGGTGTGATGTAAGCCTAGACTTGGCTTGCCCCAAAATGTAGCGTTATAAGCCATATAATGCTGCCATAACTGCCCACACTCCCACAAACTGAGCCGTAAAAAGAAAAGGGTTTATGCAAACCCTGCCCAAAAGTGGGCATTTTTGGGGAAATTCCAGAGTGGTTTGGGACTAAAATGTTCCGATCTTGACTTTTTCAATGTCGGGAAGTACGTACGTAGGGAAGTAttataggggttgtcccatcttggatcgctaagatatgcccccactatctgataagtgcaggtcccacaccTATACTCGCCAGTGCCAGAGAGCGAactgcgctggctcggctatttccgtatgctccatagaagtgaatggagcgacggCCTTTCTTGCACGGTGTGATTCCCTTTAATTTCAATTGGATTTCAATTCAATTAATTTCAATTGGACTTTCGAAAATAGTCGAGTGCGCCTcgcagctattttcagaagccgatagaagtgaatggagagcggcCGTGCATGTGTGGTGCGCCTTCCATCTATTCTAAGTACAGGTGCGGGTAGCGATGCTACCGGAGAAATAGTATGCAAATTTACTCTCCAGAACCTCTCTCTAAAGCTACCTATAGGTAGTAGGTAGCCCCCCACACAAGATTGGACTCAAGActgggagtgctgcggtttttcataCCTTCTTTAGCCCCCCTGTAAGTAATTTCTGAccaattaaaagggttatctgggattttgatattgatggcccatcctcaggataggtcatcaatatcagatcgttggtttcgactcccagcacccccaccgatcagctgtttgtggaGGCTGCAGCCTCATCACAGTTTACCTAGcagcgctcccattcatttctatgggtccgacagaaatagccaagccagcgctcagctatttttggagaccccatagaaatgaatgcatgcgcagtgcgccctccaccactttcagtgCTCCTTTCTCAGGGTAGGTGCGtgtaccagaggtgggacccgcacctatcagacaatgggggcatatcctagtgatatggccTTAttttctgagatgggaatacccctttaaggagcacTAAAAAATGACCAGGGATTTTGCCAAGAGACTGTAGTAGACACACGTCACGCCCATCGCGACCTCTAACGACGGTATTCCATCAGTTTCAATCGCTGGATAAGAAGACCCTGCTCCTCATCTTTAGCCCTATGTTTAGCACACTGTACCTGGTACGTTGATTGTAGGGAGTGGACTCTTCTTCTGGAAAGCGGAGACCAACTTCTTACGCGTTGTGACAACCACTGTAATCACCAAAGCCAGGAAAACGGCGCCCATTGCACAGGCTAAGACAACCGTAACAGCGTTTGATTCTGAAACCAATGAATAATGTTGGTTACTGCTGGAGCTGGGTTTAATTGCACGAAAGCATCTCACAGCTGAGGCTTTGCTACAATGATATCCAAATGCAGGATATTTAATTATACAATTATGAAAGGactattctcatctcagacattggtggccaggatatgccatcagtgtagGACATGAAgggttcccagaggtgggacccaagaGAATGAGAGCGCGCAACGCAAGTGCGGCCAACCTCCACTCACTGctacaggagttccgaaaatagccacgCGCTGGATTGCTTATTTCAGGCAGTCCTGTAGCGGTGAGTAGTGAGGTGGCCGTGCATGCGCCCTGCATTCACCACtaggggacttctgaaaatagccgagtacACTCGCTCGCCTATTTTCCGAACTCTCATAGCAGTGACTAGCGAGCACAAGGcgctttctgatacagagctccaaatcccctgcatagacaAATCACTAAGGTAAAatcctgcctgctgctgctgcttaccGCACACTGTGCTTTCACTGACCTGTATGCAGTAcactcctaagctccctctagtggtggatgcaaGCAGGCAGAACTTTATGATGCATTTATGCagtggatttggagctctgtttcAGGGCTCTAACCGTAATAAGCATATAATATTGATCAGTACAGAATGTTGGACCTAGTGTTAAAAGGTGATTATATTAGAGAACAGTATTTATAGCagtcatgatgggagttgtaggctggagagctgcaggctgATGATTGCTGCGCACACAGACATGTTTTGGTGAAAGTCATTCACACTTACCTTTTGGCTTTTTACTCTCTTCAGGCTCTGGAGGGCAGTGATTCACACAGTGATCTGTACGGTTACACCTAAAATCATATGACATTATGGCAGCTGTAGATGTGCATCAGATGTAGTGCAGCCAGAAATAGTGTATAATCTATACAATTACCATTACAAATTAACCTCTGTTATAGCTAATACAGAAACTAATGATAAAGTTTAAAAAATGCAGCACCTCTAGTTATACGTTGTCATCGGTGCAATGTATGAGGGAAGTCGGGAGAAATACATATCGGATGTAGAAGCGTTTAGGAACAATTTTATAAATTCCAGTTTCCTGCAGTACCCCATATAGTCACCAGGTGGCAATATT
This window of the Bufo bufo chromosome 6, aBufBuf1.1, whole genome shotgun sequence genome carries:
- the TNFRSF1A gene encoding tumor necrosis factor receptor superfamily member 1A — protein: MSGLFLAISLFWVLPVICHTLDVPLQSALLIKGEPVGFRTSTHRHKRSETLNGAVTCKEDEYRAKRGKHCCNKCLAGFMLDAECSAEGMKSKCEPCEKDSYRKSPSSSKFCVPCTDCLTQFGQITLQSCTRINDTVCGCPAGYYKSSSDRKFTCLKCSECENGKPHYQCTADRNAVCICYANFFLDSYGNCRPCKECNRTDHCVNHCPPEPEESKKPKESNAVTVVLACAMGAVFLALVITVVVTTRKKLVSAFQKKSPLPTINVPGSGQLSTPLMKSSSSTGKLDSLPGHAGYFVEESGLQQQNNAQNSGLPLPDITLQTQTPSLNTTQVLYKIIECVPVGRWREFIRRLGVSNHVIETSEQDNRHFKDAQYAMLSFWVENEGTSAAARDSLFKVLREMNLGGVVEKIEESL